A window of Bacteroidales bacterium contains these coding sequences:
- a CDS encoding C10 family peptidase, with translation MKNLKPIAILVLLAFGLKMMAGNVSPQQAEKVAMNFYFERHNIFQGEISRDQISIQSVHTEKDAQQTYYYVFRFNPAGFVIVPADDCLAPVLGYSFEHNYVAENQPPNVQWWFRQYADQAKFARENVLQPEADITRLWQHYLAGDFAPAEKGVSSKAVEPLLTTTWHQNWPYNYYSPPDPAGPGGHALAGCVATAYAQALYYWRYPLHGSGYHCYTPASNPQYGEQCADFQNTWYRWNEMCDAPNGINTAIAELLYHVAVAVEMDFGPSGSSANGYAEQMEPWFNLSTDYDSLRRAYFTDEEWVNIIIEQLNQKLPVLYAGWYSNMSDAHMWVCDGYQDSTYFHMNWGWGGSSNGYYTLNNLQGFNTFQYIGINFYPDMVNYVYPNYATGADTLNTLEGSIEDGSGPVHNYLNNMQASWLIDPQTEFDSITSIIITVKRLDIFEDGDVLNIYDGEDNTAPLLAALSGNALPANITSTGNKVFIEFITDSENTSAGFCLNYKTTRPVWCSGITTLTAPVATFDDGSGSFYYYDNILCRWIINPGTNQPLTLHFNYFDTEEDNDVVKIYDLIGSGVLIATLSGSYEDPPEPVTASSGKMMLVFTTNNSILGQGWEAWYDITSGIAEPEAGLGLQVYPNPSEGGYTVSFQLMEQQHIILEMLDLTGRKLTVFKDEYFTSGHHQIYLNTDHLHPGLYFLRLQAGERITTQKIMKVY, from the coding sequence ATGAAAAATCTAAAACCAATCGCAATTCTTGTCCTGTTGGCCTTCGGACTTAAAATGATGGCCGGTAATGTAAGCCCACAACAGGCCGAAAAAGTGGCCATGAATTTTTATTTTGAACGGCATAATATATTCCAGGGCGAAATTTCCCGGGACCAGATCAGCATACAATCGGTTCACACCGAAAAAGATGCACAGCAAACATACTATTATGTTTTCCGCTTTAACCCTGCCGGCTTTGTGATCGTTCCTGCTGACGATTGCCTTGCTCCGGTTCTGGGTTATTCTTTTGAACACAACTACGTGGCCGAAAACCAGCCGCCCAATGTGCAGTGGTGGTTTCGGCAGTATGCAGACCAGGCAAAATTTGCCCGCGAAAACGTTTTGCAACCTGAAGCAGATATAACCAGATTATGGCAACATTATCTTGCCGGGGATTTTGCGCCTGCTGAAAAAGGAGTATCCAGCAAAGCGGTGGAACCACTGCTCACCACAACCTGGCACCAAAACTGGCCATACAATTATTACAGTCCGCCCGATCCAGCCGGGCCTGGCGGTCATGCTCTTGCGGGCTGCGTAGCAACAGCTTATGCCCAGGCACTTTACTATTGGAGATACCCTTTGCACGGTTCCGGTTATCACTGCTACACTCCAGCAAGCAATCCGCAATATGGCGAGCAGTGCGCCGATTTTCAAAATACCTGGTACCGGTGGAACGAGATGTGCGATGCACCCAACGGGATAAATACTGCTATAGCAGAGTTACTTTATCATGTGGCTGTTGCAGTGGAGATGGATTTTGGCCCTTCAGGTTCAAGTGCCAATGGATATGCGGAACAAATGGAACCCTGGTTTAATCTTTCCACCGATTACGATTCGCTGCGTAGGGCTTATTTTACCGACGAAGAGTGGGTTAACATCATTATTGAACAATTGAACCAAAAGTTGCCTGTTTTATATGCTGGCTGGTATTCAAATATGTCAGATGCACACATGTGGGTATGCGACGGCTATCAGGACTCCACGTATTTTCATATGAACTGGGGTTGGGGTGGCTCGTCAAATGGCTACTATACACTGAATAACCTTCAGGGTTTTAATACATTTCAATACATTGGCATAAACTTCTACCCCGACATGGTCAACTACGTTTACCCGAACTATGCTACCGGCGCCGACACCCTAAACACTTTGGAAGGCAGCATTGAAGATGGCAGCGGCCCTGTCCACAACTACTTAAACAACATGCAAGCCTCCTGGCTTATTGACCCTCAAACCGAATTTGATTCTATAACCAGCATCATCATCACGGTTAAGCGGCTTGATATCTTTGAGGACGGGGATGTGTTGAATATTTATGATGGTGAGGACAACACCGCTCCACTGCTGGCAGCGCTAAGTGGTAACGCACTGCCCGCAAACATCACCTCAACCGGTAACAAGGTGTTTATCGAATTTATTACTGATAGTGAAAACACTTCTGCGGGTTTTTGCCTGAACTACAAAACCACACGTCCTGTCTGGTGCAGCGGCATTACCACCCTGACAGCCCCAGTGGCCACATTTGATGATGGCAGTGGCTCATTCTATTATTACGACAACATTCTTTGTCGCTGGATCATCAATCCGGGTACCAATCAGCCACTTACGTTGCATTTCAATTATTTCGACACCGAAGAGGACAATGATGTGGTAAAAATATATGATTTAATAGGCAGTGGGGTGTTGATTGCTACCTTAAGCGGCTCTTATGAAGACCCGCCTGAACCGGTTACAGCGTCCAGCGGTAAAATGATGCTGGTATTCACCACAAACAACTCCATTCTGGGTCAGGGGTGGGAAGCCTGGTACGATATAACCTCAGGTATTGCTGAACCGGAAGCTGGATTGGGATTGCAGGTATATCCCAATCCATCGGAGGGAGGTTATACGGTAAGTTTTCAGCTTATGGAACAACAGCATATTATACTTGAAATGCTCGATTTAACCGGCCGCAAGCTCACTGTTTTCAAGGATGAATATTTCACAAGTGGACATCACCAAATCTACCTCAACACCGATCACTTGCACCCTGGATTGTACTTTCTCCGCTTGCAGGCCGGTGAAAGGATAACAACACAGAAAATCATGAAGGTTTATTAA
- a CDS encoding response regulator transcription factor, with translation MLRTLIIDDEPHVRETLRYLLAKCCPLVQIVGEAGSVEEGAKEIREKVPDLVLLDIKMDDGTGFELLERFGYIGFKIIFVTAWEKYAIEAFRFSAIDYLLKPVNPEKLAEAVKRAGQQVQSAFNLQLNTLQENMKVREGKNRKLVLKTSNKIYLLEVKDLIYCESDCNYTVFTTVDEEKITVSRLLKDYDELLSDSGFFRVHRSSLINLKHIKRFEKQDGGFVVMSNGDKIPASSRGRERLMELFEELAGG, from the coding sequence ATGCTCCGCACCCTCATCATTGACGACGAGCCCCATGTTAGGGAAACGCTAAGGTATTTGCTGGCGAAATGTTGCCCGCTTGTGCAAATCGTGGGGGAAGCCGGAAGCGTGGAAGAAGGCGCAAAGGAGATCAGGGAAAAAGTACCCGACCTGGTGTTGCTCGACATCAAAATGGACGACGGCACCGGCTTCGAACTGCTGGAACGCTTTGGGTATATCGGCTTCAAAATCATCTTTGTAACAGCCTGGGAAAAATACGCCATCGAGGCTTTTCGGTTCAGTGCAATAGATTATCTCCTTAAACCTGTGAATCCAGAAAAGCTGGCTGAAGCAGTAAAGAGGGCCGGACAGCAGGTGCAGAGCGCTTTCAACCTCCAGTTGAATACCTTGCAGGAAAACATGAAAGTCAGGGAAGGAAAAAACCGCAAACTGGTGCTGAAAACATCCAACAAGATATACCTGCTTGAAGTGAAGGACCTCATTTACTGTGAGTCGGATTGTAATTACACCGTTTTCACCACTGTGGATGAGGAAAAGATCACCGTTTCGAGATTGCTGAAGGATTATGATGAATTGTTGTCAGATTCAGGCTTTTTCCGTGTGCACCGATCCAGCCTGATCAACCTGAAACATATCAAACGTTTCGAAAAACAGGACGGAGGCTTTGTGGTAATGAGCAACGGCGATAAAATTCCCGCCTCATCGCGCGGCAGGGAACGACTGATGGAATTGTTTGAAGAGCTGGCTGGGGGATGA
- a CDS encoding T9SS type A sorting domain-containing protein: MKNILNKPAPLVIILLLMSPGLYSQNYLITFSGSGQSTTVETVDVKNITQQTTLTLSGTDTLLLTDVVGTGYFTALNHDMIIYPNPASLSSRLEFYNSLSGLTSIEIYDFTGRLLINKSFDLSTGSHAFTINGLKTTIYLVKVKTPAQTYSQRLISTSIQSLAPELKYEGLTHSHQQTPDFKGISGIVAMQYNDGERLVIKAISGDYAHTKSLVPTKSHNIDFDFIECVDGDGTHYHIVTIGDQIWMDENLKTTQYSNGTPIEYPGNNNSAWENNTTGAYAWYDNDISLKDSYGALYNWHAVNNTNGLCPYGWHVPSDAEWSQLIDYIVSQGYPNQLDDPGGAGNSLKSCRQVDSPMGGDCKTSNHPRWDFHPTHHCFDAFGFSGLPGGGRGDWGPFGYIGSIGSWWSATESSLSNAWSRGMDCNCGRLARDEGVKGGGFSVRCVMNCYFN, from the coding sequence ATGAAAAACATTCTTAATAAACCAGCACCCCTGGTCATCATATTATTGCTGATGTCACCAGGCCTCTATTCCCAAAACTACCTCATCACTTTCTCCGGTTCAGGTCAAAGTACCACGGTTGAAACAGTGGATGTGAAAAACATTACTCAGCAAACCACGCTAACCCTCAGCGGTACAGATACGCTGCTGCTGACAGATGTTGTTGGAACCGGATATTTTACCGCTCTGAACCATGATATGATTATTTATCCCAATCCGGCAAGTCTATCCAGCCGTTTGGAGTTTTACAATTCTCTCTCAGGTTTGACAAGTATTGAAATTTATGATTTCACCGGCAGGTTGCTGATAAATAAGTCCTTTGATTTGTCCACAGGGAGTCATGCATTCACAATCAATGGTTTGAAGACCACAATTTACCTGGTAAAAGTTAAAACTCCAGCGCAAACTTACAGCCAGCGATTAATTTCGACTTCAATTCAATCATTAGCTCCTGAGTTAAAATATGAGGGCTTAACACATAGTCACCAACAAACGCCTGATTTCAAGGGCATCAGCGGGATAGTGGCCATGCAGTATAACGATGGAGAAAGGTTGGTAATCAAAGCCATTTCAGGCGATTACGCCCACACAAAATCCCTGGTTCCCACCAAAAGCCATAACATTGACTTTGATTTTATTGAATGTGTTGATGGCGATGGAACCCATTATCATATAGTTACAATTGGGGATCAGATTTGGATGGACGAAAACCTGAAAACCACCCAATACAGCAACGGAACTCCCATTGAGTATCCCGGTAACAACAACAGCGCCTGGGAAAACAACACCACCGGCGCTTATGCCTGGTACGACAACGATATCAGTTTGAAAGACAGCTATGGAGCACTGTATAACTGGCATGCGGTAAACAACACCAACGGCCTGTGCCCATACGGCTGGCATGTCCCCAGTGATGCAGAATGGTCACAATTGATTGATTACATTGTTTCCCAGGGTTATCCAAATCAATTGGATGATCCCGGCGGCGCTGGCAATTCACTCAAATCTTGCCGGCAGGTAGACTCACCAATGGGTGGCGATTGTAAAACCAGCAATCATCCACGCTGGGATTTTCATCCCACCCATCATTGTTTTGATGCCTTTGGTTTCTCAGGGCTTCCCGGCGGTGGCCGTGGCGACTGGGGTCCTTTCGGCTACATTGGCAGCATTGGTAGCTGGTGGAGTGCTACCGAGAGTTCACTTTCGAACGCATGGAGTCGGGGCATGGATTGCAATTGCGGCAGATTAGCAAGGGACGAAGGCGTTAAGGGTGGTGGATTTTCTGTTCGTTGCGTAATGAACTGCTATTTTAATTGA